One segment of Acidimicrobiales bacterium DNA contains the following:
- a CDS encoding methylenetetrahydrofolate reductase, whose product MATRPRTKRSRIIQPRTDRAIQRSLLEGMTYELIPLKNLADQSAHLPDGATVSVTCSPAKTIDDTLDLCAGYAEKGFTVIPHFAARMVESENHVERIAERVNAIGIRKVFCIGGDADPRGPFADAAGFLRSFLDRRPEIDVVGIGSYPDGHSTIPDQALADALVEKQELIREAGLEGYMATQMCFDAQTIGTWLAGQRAAGVDLPCHLGVPGAVDRTKLLTISIRLGIGHSARYLKKNKTSVIRLLSPGGYNPNKLIAPLSGRAHELGIAGIHCFTFNAVDTTENWRQKSLRKLAT is encoded by the coding sequence GTGGCCACCCGACCCCGGACTAAACGGTCCAGAATCATCCAGCCCAGAACTGACCGGGCCATTCAGCGATCCCTGCTCGAGGGAATGACCTATGAGCTCATCCCTCTGAAGAATCTGGCCGACCAGAGCGCCCACCTACCGGACGGGGCAACCGTGTCGGTGACCTGCTCGCCGGCCAAGACCATCGACGACACCCTCGATCTGTGCGCCGGGTACGCCGAGAAGGGCTTCACCGTCATCCCGCACTTCGCTGCCCGGATGGTCGAGAGTGAGAACCACGTCGAACGGATCGCCGAACGGGTGAACGCCATCGGCATCCGGAAGGTCTTCTGCATCGGTGGCGACGCCGACCCGCGCGGACCCTTCGCCGACGCCGCCGGCTTCCTCCGGTCGTTCCTGGACCGCCGGCCCGAGATCGACGTGGTGGGCATCGGCTCCTACCCCGACGGTCATTCCACCATTCCGGATCAGGCCCTCGCCGATGCTCTCGTCGAGAAGCAAGAACTGATCCGCGAGGCTGGGCTGGAGGGCTACATGGCAACCCAGATGTGCTTCGACGCCCAGACCATCGGAACCTGGCTGGCCGGTCAGCGGGCGGCCGGTGTGGACCTGCCGTGCCATCTCGGCGTACCGGGAGCCGTGGACCGCACCAAGCTGTTGACCATCTCGATCCGTCTGGGCATCGGCCACTCGGCCCGGTACCTGAAGAAGAACAAGACGTCGGTCATCCGGCTGCTGTCACCCGGTGGCTACAACCCCAACAAGCTCATCGCCCCGCTGTCGGGTCGGGCCCACGAGTTGGGCATCGCCGGCATCCACTGCTTCACCTTCAACGCGGTGGACACCACGGAGAACTGGCGGCAGAAGTCCCTGAGGAAGCTCGCCACCTGA
- a CDS encoding formate--tetrahydrofolate ligase, protein MSFPSDLEIARGATLRPLTEIAAESGIPADCLEQYGEGAAKIKLEAIGRMADRPKAKYVVVSAITPTPLGEGKTTTTVGLGQGFSHVGKKATIAIRQPSMGPTFGIKGGAAGGGYSQVVPMELFNLHLTGDMHAVTAAHNMCSAMLDAHLFHGNELGLDMHNITWRRVMDINERALRNIVVGLGGRLDGVPRETGFDITAASEVMAALALCTSLADLRARMGRIVVGYDKAGTPITAEDLGVAGSMTVILKEAIKPNLMQTLEGTPALVHCGPFGNIATGNSSIIADQIGIHTGDYLLTEAGFGADMGAERFFNIKCRYSGIAPDAAVLVATVRGLKAHSGNHKIVAGRPLPEALLAENPDEVHQGGDNLRKQLENMQVHGVSPVVAINVFPGDHDADIAAIGEIADEFNARSAVTTHFADGGSGAAELAEAVAEAADEPSEFQVLYPDEMSLRDKIRTVADKVYGADGVDFSPQANKQIDSYEANGFGNLPVCIAKTHLSISSNAALKGAPTGWTLPVREVRASVGAGFVYPICGDMRTMPGLGAQPGAMGIDIDEDGEIVGLS, encoded by the coding sequence ATGTCGTTCCCCTCTGACCTCGAAATTGCCCGCGGCGCCACCCTGCGTCCCCTCACCGAGATCGCCGCCGAATCCGGCATCCCCGCCGACTGCCTCGAGCAGTACGGCGAAGGTGCCGCCAAGATCAAGCTCGAAGCCATCGGTCGGATGGCCGACCGCCCCAAAGCCAAGTACGTGGTGGTCTCAGCCATCACTCCCACACCGCTCGGCGAGGGCAAGACCACAACCACCGTCGGCCTTGGCCAGGGCTTCAGCCACGTCGGCAAGAAGGCCACGATCGCCATCCGCCAGCCTTCGATGGGCCCGACCTTCGGAATCAAAGGTGGCGCAGCAGGTGGCGGCTACAGCCAGGTCGTGCCGATGGAACTGTTCAACCTCCACCTGACCGGCGACATGCATGCGGTCACCGCGGCCCACAACATGTGCTCGGCCATGCTTGACGCCCACCTGTTCCACGGAAACGAACTGGGCCTGGACATGCACAACATCACGTGGCGACGGGTCATGGACATCAACGAACGGGCCCTTCGCAACATCGTGGTCGGTCTCGGTGGCCGCCTCGACGGCGTGCCCCGCGAGACAGGCTTTGACATCACCGCTGCATCGGAGGTCATGGCCGCCCTGGCGCTGTGCACCTCGCTGGCCGACCTGCGGGCCCGCATGGGCCGCATCGTCGTGGGCTACGACAAGGCCGGCACCCCGATCACTGCCGAAGACCTCGGCGTGGCCGGCTCCATGACGGTCATCCTCAAGGAGGCCATCAAGCCAAACCTCATGCAGACCCTCGAGGGCACCCCAGCGCTCGTGCACTGCGGCCCATTCGGCAACATCGCCACCGGCAACTCTTCGATCATCGCCGACCAGATCGGCATCCACACCGGTGACTACCTCCTCACCGAGGCTGGCTTCGGCGCCGACATGGGCGCAGAGCGCTTCTTCAACATCAAGTGTCGCTACTCGGGCATCGCCCCGGACGCGGCCGTACTAGTAGCCACCGTGCGAGGCCTCAAGGCCCACTCCGGCAACCACAAGATCGTGGCCGGGCGACCCCTGCCCGAGGCTTTGCTGGCCGAGAACCCCGACGAGGTCCACCAGGGCGGTGACAACCTTCGCAAGCAACTGGAGAACATGCAGGTCCACGGAGTGTCCCCGGTGGTGGCCATAAACGTGTTTCCCGGTGACCACGACGCAGACATCGCCGCCATCGGTGAGATCGCCGACGAGTTCAATGCCCGCTCGGCAGTGACCACCCACTTCGCCGACGGCGGCTCAGGGGCTGCCGAGTTGGCCGAGGCAGTAGCCGAGGCGGCTGACGAGCCCAGCGAGTTCCAGGTGCTCTACCCCGACGAAATGTCGCTGCGGGACAAAATCCGGACGGTGGCCGACAAGGTGTACGGCGCCGACGGCGTGGACTTCTCGCCGCAAGCCAACAAACAGATCGACTCGTACGAGGCCAACGGCTTCGGGAACCTGCCGGTGTGCATTGCCAAGACCCACCTCTCAATCAGCTCCAACGCGGCGCTAAAGGGCGCCCCGACCGGCTGGACGCTTCCCGTCCGCGAAGTCCGGGCCTCGGTGGGCGCAGGGTTCGTGTACCCGATCTGCGGCGACATGCGTACGATGCCCGGACTCGGCGCGCAGCCGGGGGCCATGGGGATCGACATCGACGAGGACGGCGAGATCGTCGGCCTCAGCTAA
- a CDS encoding ABC transporter substrate-binding protein, producing the protein MKKRLTTRLLAVLAVLTLFATACGDDEAAVGIGDCESVDSVSLQLQWLTQAQFAGYYAAADEGIYEKYCLDVEIREGGVDIAPHQQLASGAVDFAVSWVPKALVPREEGMDIVNVAQVFQRSGTLQVSWADAGIDGPADLAGKVVGNWGWGNEFELLAGSRKAGLDPSSDYELVQQSFDMLALLNGEIDAAQAMIYNEYAQMLEATNPATGKRVTADDLSIIDWNDEGTAMLNDAIWADGTRLGNADYADITTRFVAASLEGWMYCRDNSADCVEIVLNNGSSLGASHQAWQMNEINGLIWPSPDGAGVMDEGLWAQTVDVATSQGILASAPDSGAYTTQYAEAAVEMLKNRGVDTTGKNWRRVDVTLNPGGE; encoded by the coding sequence ATGAAGAAGCGATTGACGACGAGACTGCTGGCGGTGCTGGCAGTTCTAACGTTGTTTGCTACTGCTTGTGGCGATGACGAAGCTGCGGTCGGTATTGGCGACTGCGAATCAGTTGACTCTGTTTCGCTACAACTGCAGTGGCTTACCCAGGCCCAGTTCGCGGGTTACTACGCGGCGGCTGACGAGGGGATCTACGAGAAGTACTGCCTCGACGTGGAGATCCGCGAAGGCGGTGTCGACATCGCTCCCCATCAGCAGTTGGCTTCAGGAGCTGTGGATTTCGCCGTGTCATGGGTACCCAAGGCCCTAGTACCGCGTGAGGAGGGCATGGACATCGTAAACGTGGCCCAGGTATTCCAGCGCTCGGGGACCCTGCAGGTCTCGTGGGCTGACGCTGGCATCGACGGTCCCGCGGACCTGGCTGGCAAAGTCGTCGGCAACTGGGGCTGGGGCAACGAGTTCGAGCTCCTAGCCGGCTCGCGCAAAGCAGGTCTCGATCCATCCAGCGATTACGAGTTGGTCCAGCAGAGTTTCGACATGCTCGCCTTGCTCAACGGGGAGATCGACGCTGCTCAGGCAATGATCTACAACGAGTACGCCCAGATGCTTGAAGCAACTAACCCGGCGACCGGCAAGCGTGTCACCGCGGACGACCTCTCGATCATCGACTGGAACGACGAAGGGACGGCGATGCTCAATGACGCCATCTGGGCCGACGGCACCCGACTCGGCAACGCTGACTACGCCGATATCACCACCCGCTTTGTGGCTGCCTCTCTTGAGGGTTGGATGTACTGCCGCGACAATTCAGCGGATTGCGTCGAAATCGTGCTCAACAACGGCTCGTCGCTTGGCGCATCACATCAGGCTTGGCAGATGAACGAGATCAATGGCCTGATCTGGCCATCGCCCGACGGGGCCGGCGTGATGGACGAGGGCTTGTGGGCCCAGACCGTCGACGTGGCAACTAGCCAAGGCATTCTCGCTTCAGCGCCCGACTCCGGCGCGTACACAACGCAGTACGCCGAGGCGGCCGTAGAGATGTTGAAGAACCGCGGTGTGGACACCACCGGCAAGAACTGGCGTCGAGTGGATGTGACACTCAACCCGGGCGGCGAGTAG
- a CDS encoding ABC transporter permease — translation MVRRVRGRISVLGPPITVGVVGLLLWEVFVRGFGIREFLLPRPTSIMEELVDNWPVLRHAIWETGWIAVSGLLIGIVAGVALAFMTTRFRTLEEGLTPLAVVVNATPIVALAPIFNAWFGITGTLSNQAVVVAVVFFPVFINTSRGLTEVHPDEIELMRSYAASEWTILREVRIPNALPFFANSLRLVAPLSVIAAIVAEYFGGPQDRIGNVITSNVAFVRYDVAWAAIAVASALGLTLFSVALLVERASMPWRAAMGDGEYTTTPGRE, via the coding sequence ATGGTTCGGCGAGTTCGCGGCCGGATTTCCGTCCTAGGGCCGCCGATCACGGTGGGTGTGGTCGGTCTTCTGCTCTGGGAAGTGTTCGTAAGGGGATTTGGAATTCGGGAGTTCCTGCTGCCAAGGCCCACGTCGATCATGGAAGAGCTTGTCGACAATTGGCCCGTTCTGCGCCATGCCATATGGGAGACGGGATGGATCGCTGTAAGTGGCCTACTGATCGGGATCGTGGCCGGCGTGGCGCTGGCTTTCATGACCACACGCTTTCGTACCCTCGAAGAGGGGCTTACACCACTTGCCGTGGTCGTCAACGCCACGCCCATAGTGGCCCTTGCCCCCATCTTTAATGCTTGGTTCGGGATCACCGGCACGCTCAGCAACCAGGCCGTAGTAGTCGCCGTGGTCTTCTTCCCGGTTTTCATCAACACGTCTCGAGGCCTCACCGAAGTGCATCCCGATGAGATTGAGCTCATGCGTTCCTATGCGGCGAGCGAGTGGACGATCCTTCGGGAGGTTCGAATTCCCAATGCTCTTCCGTTCTTCGCCAACTCTCTCCGGTTGGTGGCGCCCCTGTCGGTAATCGCCGCGATCGTGGCCGAGTACTTTGGCGGCCCCCAGGACCGCATCGGCAACGTGATCACATCGAACGTCGCATTCGTGAGATACGACGTTGCTTGGGCCGCCATCGCAGTCGCCTCGGCTCTTGGCCTAACTTTGTTCTCTGTGGCCCTACTAGTTGAGCGCGCAAGCATGCCTTGGCGAGCGGCGATGGGCGATGGTGAGTACACAACTACACCCGGGAGGGAATGA
- a CDS encoding cytochrome P450 translates to MSNPSVNEEAAPSWNPFDPEFLLDPYPTYTRLRDEDPVHRNPLGILIVSRYDDAHQVLRDPHTSVRRFESSADTPEHMQVLRNRGEERTPSILGLDPPDHTRLRKLVQRTFTPRSIARMRERTTTIVDELLDNLSTRSRKGDDEIDLIADYAFVIPFAVIHAMLGLPTADVERVRSWSHALTQTLEPYLTPEQVDAAVDGGTHMEAYLRDAIAWKRREPAEDLLTDLVQVEEEGDRMDEEELLAMTSLLFVAGHETTVNLIGNGTHALLRHPDQLAQVRDDDSVDETLADELLRYDSPVQTSGRRMMHDVEIGGVEVPSGEMVLTALGSANRDPRFWGDTAAQLDVTRADANRHMSFGSGVHHCLGAALARMEGEIAVTRLVRRFPDLALAAEPTYNARIILRGREAMPVALGQPA, encoded by the coding sequence ATGAGCAACCCATCGGTCAACGAGGAGGCCGCCCCTTCGTGGAACCCGTTCGACCCCGAGTTCCTCCTCGACCCGTACCCCACCTACACCCGGCTCCGTGACGAGGATCCCGTCCACCGGAACCCACTGGGCATCCTCATCGTCAGCCGTTACGACGACGCCCACCAGGTGCTGCGCGACCCCCACACCTCTGTACGCCGCTTCGAGTCGTCGGCCGACACGCCGGAGCACATGCAAGTGCTTCGCAACCGGGGCGAGGAGCGCACCCCCTCGATCCTCGGACTCGACCCGCCAGACCACACCCGACTGCGAAAGTTGGTCCAGCGCACGTTCACCCCACGGTCGATCGCCCGGATGCGCGAACGAACCACCACCATCGTCGACGAACTGCTCGACAACCTCTCAACCCGCTCTCGTAAGGGCGACGACGAGATCGACCTGATCGCCGACTACGCCTTCGTCATCCCGTTCGCCGTCATCCACGCCATGCTCGGTCTCCCCACCGCCGACGTAGAACGGGTCCGGTCGTGGTCCCACGCCCTCACCCAGACCCTCGAGCCGTACCTCACCCCCGAACAGGTCGACGCGGCAGTTGACGGCGGCACCCACATGGAGGCCTACCTACGCGACGCCATTGCATGGAAGCGCCGTGAGCCCGCCGAGGACCTCCTTACCGACCTGGTCCAGGTTGAGGAGGAAGGTGACCGGATGGACGAGGAGGAGTTGCTGGCCATGACCTCGCTGCTGTTCGTGGCCGGTCACGAGACCACAGTGAACCTCATCGGGAACGGTACCCACGCCCTGCTGCGCCATCCCGACCAACTGGCCCAGGTTCGCGACGACGACTCGGTTGACGAGACCCTGGCCGACGAGCTGCTGCGCTATGACAGCCCGGTCCAGACCTCGGGGCGACGGATGATGCACGACGTGGAGATCGGCGGCGTCGAGGTCCCGTCGGGCGAAATGGTGCTGACCGCCCTGGGCAGCGCCAACCGGGATCCCCGGTTCTGGGGCGACACGGCCGCCCAGTTGGACGTAACCCGGGCCGATGCCAACCGGCACATGTCGTTCGGCAGTGGGGTACACCACTGTCTGGGCGCCGCGCTGGCACGCATGGAAGGCGAGATCGCCGTGACCCGTCTGGTGCGGCGCTTCCCCGACCTGGCGCTGGCCGCCGAGCCGACCTACAACGCCCGGATCATCCTCCGGGGTCGCGAGGCTATGCCGGTCGCCCTCGGTCAGCCTGCCTGA
- a CDS encoding DHA2 family efflux MFS transporter permease subunit yields MPTSSGSDGVGSTSHQTALVDRRAWVALSVATLAGLLTTIDISIVNVAFPSMRRDLGATEASLSWVLSGYSIASGAFLMLAGRLADQKGRRRLFLIGVTVFVVGSLLSGMADTTGWLIAARVVQGVGGSILGPASLAMILPAFSEKRRSMVIGIWGASAALGAALGPSIGAVLIDFASWRWIFFVNVPIGILILVLTPRFVRESSDPDARGGFDVVGVPAGTLGIALVLLAVVEGERWGYLSARSVGSVLAGIALVVLLFVRSARHHNPLIDLSLIRIRSFWSAGLGQIFFITAFIATILFHTLLLQELWGWSVLTAGFGVVPGPALAAVLGGPVGTIVDRVGHRNVVVFGSLMAAINPLWLMSTVGPESSWATTLLPAQLFLGVAVSCSFATYSSLGLRDVPPARFATASAMLRTVGSIGFASGVAIAIAVFSSARHLDPLAAFNRVWTFLFCTFLTGAAFCAVACPGRIRQADRGRPA; encoded by the coding sequence GTGCCAACGAGCAGCGGGTCAGACGGCGTTGGGTCGACCAGCCACCAGACGGCGCTGGTCGACCGGCGGGCATGGGTCGCCCTGAGCGTGGCCACGCTGGCCGGCCTGCTCACCACCATCGACATCTCGATCGTGAACGTGGCCTTCCCATCGATGCGACGAGACCTAGGGGCAACAGAGGCCAGCCTGTCGTGGGTCCTGTCGGGCTACTCGATCGCCTCTGGGGCGTTCCTCATGCTGGCCGGCCGACTAGCCGACCAGAAGGGTCGTCGTCGCCTCTTCTTGATCGGGGTCACGGTTTTCGTCGTCGGTTCTCTGCTATCGGGAATGGCCGACACGACCGGGTGGCTGATCGCCGCACGGGTGGTGCAGGGCGTGGGTGGCTCGATCCTCGGTCCGGCGTCGCTAGCCATGATCCTTCCCGCCTTCTCAGAGAAGCGACGGTCCATGGTCATCGGGATCTGGGGTGCGTCGGCGGCCCTCGGGGCGGCGCTCGGGCCATCCATTGGAGCGGTGCTCATCGACTTCGCCTCATGGCGTTGGATCTTCTTCGTCAACGTGCCCATTGGGATCCTGATCCTGGTGCTCACCCCCCGGTTCGTCCGCGAGTCATCGGATCCTGATGCCCGGGGCGGTTTCGACGTGGTGGGCGTGCCGGCTGGAACTTTGGGCATAGCCCTTGTGCTCCTGGCCGTGGTGGAGGGCGAGCGATGGGGTTACCTGTCGGCCCGCTCGGTGGGCTCGGTCCTGGCGGGAATCGCGCTCGTCGTCCTGCTCTTCGTGCGCTCGGCCCGCCATCACAACCCGCTGATCGACCTTTCGCTGATCCGGATCCGATCGTTCTGGTCGGCCGGGCTCGGTCAGATCTTCTTCATCACGGCGTTTATCGCCACCATCTTGTTCCACACCCTGCTACTACAGGAACTGTGGGGATGGTCGGTGCTAACTGCTGGCTTCGGCGTGGTGCCGGGCCCGGCGTTGGCCGCCGTCCTCGGCGGGCCGGTGGGGACGATCGTGGATCGGGTGGGCCACCGAAACGTCGTGGTCTTCGGCTCTCTGATGGCCGCCATCAATCCGCTCTGGCTGATGTCGACGGTCGGTCCGGAGTCGTCCTGGGCCACCACCCTCCTACCGGCGCAACTCTTCCTCGGGGTGGCCGTCTCCTGCTCGTTCGCCACCTACTCCTCGCTCGGCCTGCGCGACGTGCCGCCGGCCCGGTTCGCCACGGCCAGCGCCATGCTCCGGACCGTGGGGTCGATCGGCTTTGCCTCGGGAGTCGCCATAGCCATAGCCGTGTTTTCGTCAGCCCGCCACCTCGACCCACTGGCTGCTTTCAACCGGGTCTGGACTTTCCTGTTCTGCACGTTCCTGACCGGCGCCGCGTTTTGCGCCGTGGCGTGTCCCGGAAGGATCAGGCAGGCTGACCGAGGGCGACCGGCATAG
- a CDS encoding FAD-dependent oxidoreductase: protein MPSDPTSTRNSHPLLLSPISVGPMDLRNRIVLPAMDQNICDNGLITDPLITHYAERARGGAGLLILETAAVAFPYGATARHQPALSHDGVIDGLRRLGEAVHTHGAKMVVQANHHGRISGVDTAEDRPSLVPSLPLPDADPMAIMRDTTMDELMAMATLTGGKMPTYAEASADDLAWVVDQFADAAWRVQQAGLDGIEVHAGHGYLIDTFLSPAWNQRTDGYGGCVEGRARLLLEVVRAVRSRCGMNFAVLVRLNGRDAALEGGITPDLAARYAALAADAGADAIHVTAYSSITGGTGFTEGPLPWLDCQYEDLARTVKTAVDVPVVAVGRIHPDDGERIISDGGADLIAMGRQLLADPDLPKRLAGGRPELVRPCINCFVCVAQNFWNSAPVCAVNARLGHQDEPEPTPAPTPGHVVVVGGGPGGMEAARVAAERGHRVTLLERSNHLGGTARFSSLTTPLNGDLVRYLIAAITEAGVDVRTGTTVSPAMVAALRPDAVVVATGAIRSRPDVPGAELPHVLSGDDLRSLLTGEGDLGVRRPVVAARAVLTTARLLGITSDIGRVRSLSRRWMPLGSRVVVVGGGLVGTELAEFLAERGRTVTVLEEGTHLATEMAHPRRWRALHEARSRGVEFHTGTRLAAITPSDVVAEMTVEASDDRASRDEPEVLEQRFAADAVLLAGGVEPERSLAEAIEAAVEDDVTVHMVGDAGTVGYIEGAIRTGYAVGCHL from the coding sequence GTGCCGTCAGATCCCACCTCCACCCGAAACTCCCACCCGCTGCTGTTATCCCCGATCAGCGTGGGGCCAATGGACCTGCGGAACCGGATCGTCCTTCCAGCTATGGACCAGAACATCTGCGATAACGGACTGATCACTGATCCGCTGATCACCCACTACGCCGAACGGGCCCGGGGCGGCGCCGGGCTCCTCATCTTGGAGACAGCGGCGGTTGCCTTTCCCTACGGGGCCACGGCACGCCACCAACCGGCACTGTCCCACGATGGGGTGATCGACGGACTGCGGCGCCTCGGAGAGGCCGTCCACACCCACGGGGCGAAGATGGTCGTGCAGGCCAACCACCACGGCCGGATCTCCGGGGTCGACACCGCCGAGGACCGACCCAGCCTCGTGCCCAGCCTCCCGCTTCCCGACGCCGATCCCATGGCCATCATGCGCGACACCACGATGGACGAGTTGATGGCCATGGCCACCTTGACCGGCGGGAAGATGCCCACCTATGCCGAGGCATCGGCCGACGACCTGGCATGGGTGGTGGACCAGTTCGCCGATGCCGCGTGGCGCGTCCAACAGGCCGGCCTGGACGGCATCGAGGTCCATGCGGGCCATGGCTACCTGATCGACACCTTCCTCTCGCCGGCCTGGAACCAGCGCACCGATGGGTACGGCGGGTGTGTCGAGGGTCGGGCCCGACTGCTCCTCGAAGTGGTAAGGGCCGTGCGGAGCCGGTGCGGGATGAACTTCGCCGTGCTTGTCCGTCTCAATGGTCGCGATGCCGCCCTCGAGGGAGGCATCACCCCTGATCTGGCAGCCCGCTACGCGGCGTTGGCCGCCGACGCCGGCGCCGACGCCATCCACGTCACTGCCTACTCGTCGATCACCGGCGGGACCGGGTTCACCGAGGGCCCGTTGCCGTGGCTGGACTGCCAATACGAGGACCTGGCCCGCACCGTGAAGACAGCCGTCGACGTGCCGGTCGTTGCCGTGGGACGGATCCACCCTGATGACGGCGAGCGGATCATCAGCGACGGTGGGGCCGACCTGATCGCCATGGGTCGCCAGTTGCTGGCCGACCCCGACCTGCCCAAACGGCTGGCCGGGGGGCGCCCGGAACTCGTCCGTCCGTGCATCAACTGCTTCGTGTGCGTGGCCCAGAACTTCTGGAACTCGGCCCCCGTCTGCGCGGTGAACGCCCGGTTGGGCCATCAGGACGAACCCGAGCCGACCCCGGCGCCTACCCCCGGCCACGTAGTGGTGGTGGGCGGCGGTCCGGGCGGCATGGAGGCCGCTCGGGTGGCCGCCGAGCGGGGTCACCGAGTGACCCTGCTGGAACGATCCAACCATCTGGGTGGTACGGCCCGATTCTCGTCGCTCACCACCCCACTCAACGGAGACCTGGTCCGCTACTTGATCGCTGCCATCACCGAGGCCGGCGTGGACGTCCGGACCGGCACCACCGTGTCGCCGGCCATGGTCGCTGCGCTCCGACCCGACGCCGTCGTGGTTGCCACCGGCGCGATCCGAAGTCGGCCCGACGTGCCCGGTGCGGAGCTACCCCATGTGCTGTCCGGCGACGACCTCCGAAGCCTGTTGACCGGCGAGGGTGACCTCGGGGTCCGCCGCCCCGTCGTGGCGGCGCGTGCCGTGCTCACCACTGCTCGACTGCTGGGCATCACCTCTGACATAGGACGTGTCCGCTCGCTGTCACGCCGCTGGATGCCGTTAGGTAGCCGGGTGGTCGTGGTGGGCGGTGGCCTGGTCGGTACTGAACTGGCCGAGTTCCTGGCCGAGCGAGGCCGGACGGTCACGGTGCTTGAAGAAGGCACTCACCTGGCCACCGAGATGGCCCACCCGCGACGGTGGCGGGCCCTCCACGAGGCCCGGTCCCGGGGCGTGGAGTTCCACACCGGCACCCGTCTGGCGGCCATCACGCCGAGCGACGTGGTGGCCGAGATGACCGTCGAAGCCTCCGATGACAGAGCCTCCAGAGATGAGCCCGAGGTCCTTGAGCAGCGATTCGCGGCCGACGCCGTCCTGCTGGCCGGTGGGGTGGAACCCGAGCGGTCGCTGGCCGAAGCCATCGAGGCTGCGGTGGAAGACGACGTGACCGTCCACATGGTGGGCGACGCCGGCACGGTGGGCTACATCGAGGGCGCCATCCGCACCGGCTACGCCGTCGGTTGCCACCTGTAG
- a CDS encoding ABC transporter ATP-binding protein, producing the protein MSNPVLAEKAVVVDGVDKVFNVGSDSEVEALSDINLTVEAGEFISLIGPSGCGKSTLLRLIGDLLAPTTGALTVFGKSAHEARLNQDYGMVFQHSGLFDWRRVLANIELPLELRGWSKADRSARSAEMLGLVRLEDFGGHYPRQLSGGMQQRVSIARALSFQPKLLLMDEPFGALDEMTREHMQLELLRIWRETHTTVVFVTHSVPESAFLSNRVVVLSPRPGRIHSVVDVDLGERSDDTRQDPAFFAKATEIREALRAVESGG; encoded by the coding sequence ATGAGTAACCCAGTTCTGGCAGAAAAAGCGGTTGTCGTAGATGGGGTCGACAAGGTCTTTAACGTCGGGAGCGATTCCGAGGTAGAGGCGTTGTCTGACATCAACCTGACCGTTGAGGCCGGGGAGTTCATATCGCTGATTGGCCCCTCGGGTTGCGGCAAGTCGACTCTTCTGCGCCTGATTGGCGACCTACTCGCCCCAACCACGGGAGCGTTGACGGTATTTGGCAAATCAGCCCACGAGGCTCGCCTGAATCAGGACTACGGCATGGTGTTCCAGCATTCCGGTCTATTCGATTGGCGTCGGGTGCTGGCCAACATCGAGCTGCCACTCGAACTTCGTGGCTGGTCGAAAGCTGACAGGTCAGCCCGATCGGCAGAGATGCTCGGGTTGGTAAGGCTTGAAGACTTCGGTGGGCACTATCCCCGCCAACTCAGCGGCGGCATGCAACAACGGGTGTCTATTGCCCGGGCGCTCTCGTTTCAGCCGAAGTTGTTACTAATGGACGAGCCTTTCGGGGCGCTCGATGAGATGACCCGCGAGCACATGCAGCTTGAACTACTTCGGATATGGCGGGAAACCCATACCACCGTGGTATTTGTCACCCACTCGGTACCCGAGTCGGCTTTTCTTTCCAACCGAGTAGTGGTCTTGTCGCCACGGCCCGGTCGTATCCACTCTGTAGTTGACGTTGACCTAGGTGAGCGCAGCGACGATACGCGGCAAGACCCAGCCTTCTTCGCGAAGGCCACTGAGATCCGCGAAGCGCTCCGGGCCGTAGAGAGCGGCGGGTGA